A genomic region of Halichondria panicea chromosome 5, odHalPani1.1, whole genome shotgun sequence contains the following coding sequences:
- the LOC135336618 gene encoding uncharacterized protein LOC135336618 isoform X1, translated as MAKDFDNRRDTYQQEHNKGSVDDWQREVETEQSMRLVADMQTAPLHREIRAVAQKVDLFITGGAGGVDRGRPMDAVGSSLATEISHIKTTESNILHQLADLRAAMDRTVLEGGKATLSEQLQPVYETKAMVSAQAQSIESVLTELKVTERLYCGCILMTVTSVI; from the exons ATGGCAAAGGATTTTGATAATCGTAGAGACACGTACCAACAGGAGCACAATAAGGGAAGTGTGGATGACTGGCAACGAGAGGTGGAGACTGAGCAGAGCATGCGATTGGTCGCTGACATGCAGACTGCACCACTGCATCGGGAGATCAG ggctGTCGCTCAGAAGGTTGATCTGTTCATCACGGGTGGAGCTGGTGGCGTGGATAGAGGTCGACCAATGGATGCTGTCGGTTCCTCACTGGCAACGGAGATATCtcacatcaaaacaacagagTCCAACATTCTACACCAGCTGGCTGACCTAAG GGCTGCAATGGACCGTACAGTGCTTGAAGGCGGTAAGGCGACCCTCTCTGAGCAGCTGCAGCCGGTGTACGAGACCAAGGCGATGGTGTCGGCCCAGGCACAGAGCATAGAGAGTGTGCTCACTGAGTTGAAGGTGACGGAGAGGTTGTATTGTGGGTGTATCTTGATGACAGTTACAagtgttatataa
- the LOC135336618 gene encoding uncharacterized protein LOC135336618 isoform X2, translated as MAKDFDNRRDTYQQEHNKGSVDDWQREVETEQSMRLVADMQTAPLHREIRAVAQKVDLFITGGAGGVDRGRPMDAVGSSLATEISHIKTTESNILHQLADLRAAMDRTVLEGGKATLSEQLQPVYETKAMVSAQAQSIESVLTELKTRSCR; from the exons ATGGCAAAGGATTTTGATAATCGTAGAGACACGTACCAACAGGAGCACAATAAGGGAAGTGTGGATGACTGGCAACGAGAGGTGGAGACTGAGCAGAGCATGCGATTGGTCGCTGACATGCAGACTGCACCACTGCATCGGGAGATCAG ggctGTCGCTCAGAAGGTTGATCTGTTCATCACGGGTGGAGCTGGTGGCGTGGATAGAGGTCGACCAATGGATGCTGTCGGTTCCTCACTGGCAACGGAGATATCtcacatcaaaacaacagagTCCAACATTCTACACCAGCTGGCTGACCTAAG GGCTGCAATGGACCGTACAGTGCTTGAAGGCGGTAAGGCGACCCTCTCTGAGCAGCTGCAGCCGGTGTACGAGACCAAGGCGATGGTGTCGGCCCAGGCACAGAGCATAGAGAGTGTGCTCACTGAGTTGAAG actcgATCTTGCCGCTAA